In a single window of the Thermofilum uzonense genome:
- a CDS encoding pyridoxal-phosphate dependent enzyme has protein sequence MASFRLKCPSCGREYPLNEPIWSCICGSPLLIEGHFSFKPLEGVKGMWRYKLSLPLPEGVEPVSLGEGGTPVVKTRINGVNVHFKLEFMNPTGSFKDRGSSLAISNLKAWGVREIVIDSSGNAGASLSAYASAAGIKCRVYTPARAPIGKKTQIKAYGAELVEVEGGREEATRRALRELGKGYYASHLWSPFFPEANTTIAYEFFEEYGAPDAVIAPVGSGGIILGLAWGFQRLYAQGLLDSLPRLYGVQAASNTPVYEAFHGRPPEFREDEVLADGVAVKSPPRLREIVESIKLSRGDVLLVRNDEIVVGVKSLAKLGLFVEPTSATVYPALKRLIETGKLSRGDSVLVPLTGSGLKAIEKISRILPF, from the coding sequence GTGGCGTCCTTCCGCCTAAAATGTCCCTCCTGTGGACGCGAATATCCTCTCAACGAGCCAATCTGGTCCTGCATTTGCGGCTCGCCCCTACTCATCGAAGGACACTTTTCATTCAAACCTCTCGAAGGAGTTAAAGGGATGTGGCGTTACAAGTTATCCTTGCCCCTACCTGAAGGCGTTGAACCCGTTAGCCTAGGTGAAGGCGGGACACCCGTAGTTAAAACGCGAATCAACGGGGTGAACGTCCACTTTAAACTCGAGTTCATGAACCCCACGGGCTCCTTCAAGGATAGAGGCTCAAGCCTAGCCATAAGCAATCTGAAAGCCTGGGGGGTACGGGAGATCGTCATCGATAGCTCTGGGAACGCGGGAGCATCTCTATCAGCGTATGCCTCAGCGGCGGGCATCAAATGTAGAGTATACACTCCAGCCAGAGCGCCTATAGGTAAGAAGACGCAGATAAAGGCATATGGTGCTGAGCTTGTCGAGGTTGAGGGTGGACGAGAAGAGGCTACCAGGCGGGCTCTCAGGGAACTAGGTAAGGGTTATTACGCTAGTCATTTGTGGAGCCCCTTCTTCCCGGAGGCGAACACCACGATAGCATATGAGTTCTTTGAGGAGTACGGTGCACCCGACGCTGTAATAGCACCTGTCGGCAGCGGAGGCATTATACTAGGCCTGGCCTGGGGATTCCAGAGGCTCTATGCCCAGGGGCTCCTAGACTCTCTCCCGAGATTATACGGGGTTCAAGCCGCTTCAAATACTCCCGTCTACGAGGCTTTCCATGGTAGGCCTCCCGAGTTTAGAGAGGATGAGGTTCTAGCTGACGGCGTGGCTGTAAAAAGTCCTCCGAGACTCCGAGAAATAGTCGAGAGCATTAAGCTCTCAAGGGGCGATGTACTTCTGGTACGAAACGATGAGATAGTAGTGGGTGTGAAATCCCTAGCCAAGCTGGGGCTCTTCGTAGAGCCGACAAGTGCTACAGTGTATCCTGCATTGAAAAGGCTGATCGAGACAGGTAAGCTTTCAAGAGGTGATAGTGTCTTAGTACCCCTGACAGGTTCAGGCTTGAAGGCTATTGAGAAGATATCTAGGATTTTACCTTTTTAG
- a CDS encoding CopG family ribbon-helix-helix protein, translating into MRRVSITLPDDAYRALEELVSKTGISNRSRIMADAVMLLRGQELEDNRFYAGSLVLIYDHSKGETVYAVTDAQHDFNDIVRGTTHIHLSEEKCVEITTVVGEGKRIKELVSRLRKVSGVITVQTCFVVP; encoded by the coding sequence CTGAGACGGGTCTCGATTACTCTCCCTGATGACGCATATAGGGCCCTAGAGGAGCTCGTGTCTAAGACGGGCATATCAAACAGGTCGAGGATTATGGCTGATGCCGTCATGCTGCTGCGAGGACAGGAGCTCGAGGACAACAGGTTCTATGCTGGCAGCCTGGTGTTAATATATGATCACTCGAAGGGGGAGACGGTTTACGCGGTTACCGATGCCCAGCACGACTTCAATGATATTGTTAGAGGGACCACACACATTCATCTTTCGGAGGAGAAATGTGTGGAAATAACAACAGTTGTGGGCGAGGGGAAAAGAATAAAGGAGCTTGTCTCCCGCCTGCGAAAAGTAAGCGGCGTGATAACTGTACAGACTTGTTTTGTAGTACCTTAG
- a CDS encoding magnesium-dependent phosphatase-1, producing the protein MRITKLKPFPITNKYPLTLEQNVRLLILDLDRTLWSHPDISTTSPPYRRVSDEELVDSNGEVIKLNPCARKLLEDARVKGVLLAVASWNYPEKGMSALEAFGLSDYFKVIVIEPHPFKDKMIRKILGVLNVKPEEAVFVDDNPAICERVSKAFPSLKVLNLGRDLMSLCELFDMLG; encoded by the coding sequence ATGAGGATTACAAAGCTGAAGCCTTTTCCTATAACAAATAAATACCCTCTAACCCTGGAACAAAACGTGAGGCTACTTATACTTGACCTAGACAGGACGCTGTGGAGCCACCCCGATATCTCGACGACTAGCCCCCCTTACAGACGTGTTTCCGATGAGGAGCTTGTTGATTCGAACGGTGAAGTCATAAAGTTGAACCCATGCGCAAGAAAATTGTTGGAGGATGCAAGGGTAAAAGGTGTACTTTTAGCCGTCGCGAGCTGGAACTACCCCGAAAAAGGAATGTCGGCTCTGGAGGCTTTCGGCTTAAGCGATTACTTCAAAGTCATTGTCATAGAGCCCCACCCATTCAAGGATAAGATGATCCGTAAAATACTCGGAGTCCTCAATGTGAAGCCTGAGGAAGCGGTCTTCGTCGACGATAACCCAGCGATATGTGAGAGGGTCTCCAAGGCATTCCCATCACTGAAGGTCTTAAACCTTGGGAGAGACCTCATGAGCTTATGCGAACTTTTCGACATGCTAGGATAA
- a CDS encoding HAD family hydrolase, producing the protein MKGVSFDVWSTLLNVDVFYKEIAKALSELSGRQENEAFSSIKRAYTAVKNARRRGAIIGEDVISSSTSIFLESLPGLTKYELYWATARAANTVDPKQLLLDGAIETVEELDSNGYQLAVTSNVIFWPGYVTRILLDKAGLGKYFKVQVYADEAKSLKPDAKPFREMLQALRVETGSCVHVGDSPQEDLAGALNAGLAAILVDWGRREIVIDEKLRIAVVGSLREVPGVVKRFLG; encoded by the coding sequence GTGAAGGGAGTAAGCTTCGATGTCTGGTCGACCCTCCTGAACGTGGATGTTTTCTACAAAGAGATAGCAAAGGCCCTCTCCGAGCTCAGCGGTAGGCAAGAGAACGAGGCGTTTTCATCCATCAAGAGGGCTTATACAGCTGTGAAGAATGCCCGGCGGCGTGGCGCAATCATTGGGGAGGATGTAATCTCGAGCTCAACAAGCATATTCCTTGAGTCACTTCCCGGCCTCACCAAGTATGAACTATACTGGGCTACCGCGAGGGCCGCAAACACGGTCGACCCTAAGCAACTGTTACTTGATGGAGCTATCGAAACCGTTGAGGAGCTTGACAGCAATGGTTATCAGCTAGCCGTTACAAGCAACGTCATATTCTGGCCAGGCTATGTGACGAGGATACTCCTCGATAAAGCAGGTCTCGGCAAATACTTTAAGGTACAGGTATACGCGGACGAGGCTAAATCCCTTAAACCCGACGCTAAGCCTTTCAGGGAAATGCTCCAGGCCCTAAGGGTTGAGACGGGTAGTTGCGTTCACGTCGGAGACAGCCCCCAGGAAGACCTCGCAGGAGCACTCAACGCTGGGCTTGCAGCCATCCTAGTAGACTGGGGGAGGAGAGAAATAGTTATAGACGAGAAACTCAGGATAGCGGTCGTCGGCTCGCTCAGGGAGGTGCCTGGCGTCGTGAAGCGTTTTCTCGGCTAG
- a CDS encoding GNAT family N-acetyltransferase yields the protein MASLSSSCTGSHRVLYWAFKNNPLFKRLFRDKAKLLEFFYAIELLTRSRLFRAICVVKAGRVLSVAILHDNSNTASGISREALTSLLRSISLSLLLEVMGWLGESVRYRGLLKRFENSCHLVFLASLIPGKGYGSSSLRGVEVICKKMGKDWILLDVDVENRALRFYSRRGYRPVGVALFSGRNYVVLAKPLQCYGARGTGM from the coding sequence GTGGCAAGCCTCTCTAGCTCCTGCACCGGCTCGCACCGTGTTCTCTACTGGGCGTTTAAGAACAATCCGCTATTTAAGAGGTTATTCAGGGACAAGGCAAAGCTCCTAGAGTTCTTTTACGCTATTGAATTGTTAACTCGTTCTAGACTCTTTCGAGCCATATGTGTCGTTAAAGCCGGGCGCGTATTATCCGTTGCCATCCTCCACGACAATTCTAATACAGCCTCAGGCATTAGCAGGGAAGCTCTTACAAGCCTCCTGAGAAGCATTTCCCTAAGCCTTCTCCTAGAAGTCATGGGCTGGCTTGGAGAGAGTGTAAGGTATCGAGGATTGCTGAAGAGATTTGAGAATTCATGCCACCTGGTTTTCCTAGCCTCCTTAATTCCCGGTAAAGGGTACGGCTCCTCATCACTCAGAGGCGTCGAAGTAATCTGTAAGAAAATGGGTAAAGATTGGATTTTATTGGACGTTGATGTCGAGAACAGAGCCTTGAGGTTCTATTCTAGGAGAGGATACAGGCCAGTAGGCGTAGCGCTCTTCTCAGGCAGAAATTATGTCGTATTGGCTAAACCCTTACAGTGTTACGGGGCGAGGGGCACGGGCATGTAG
- a CDS encoding class I SAM-dependent methyltransferase produces the protein MSTKLLRDQIRDIYTSIVERSGASCVVFSSSGLKEATRALLESTTAERCLVNIQPAFPETTFFEPAGSLSVDIMNGDLSALPIRESSLKLILYAFIIESIPEVKSVLAEARRVLREGGYIIVVEWTSSSRLRPEPGFSLESHIDEFKKEFSQLYKVVDLRIFKDYFIVAGRKELSD, from the coding sequence GTGTCCACTAAGCTACTCAGGGACCAGATCCGTGATATATACACAAGTATTGTGGAAAGGTCAGGCGCCTCATGTGTTGTATTCTCGAGTTCGGGGCTAAAGGAGGCTACAAGAGCTCTACTTGAATCCACCACCGCGGAGAGGTGCCTCGTGAACATACAGCCTGCTTTTCCCGAGACGACATTTTTCGAGCCAGCCGGGTCCTTGTCGGTCGACATCATGAACGGGGATCTCTCAGCTCTTCCTATCAGGGAGTCGTCGCTGAAGTTGATCTTATACGCCTTCATCATTGAAAGTATACCAGAAGTGAAATCCGTGTTGGCCGAGGCGAGACGGGTTTTAAGGGAGGGAGGCTATATAATTGTCGTAGAGTGGACTTCCTCTTCTAGATTACGACCTGAACCGGGTTTTTCTCTTGAAAGCCATATTGACGAGTTCAAAAAAGAATTTTCACAACTGTACAAGGTCGTTGACCTGAGGATTTTCAAGGACTATTTTATTGTAGCAGGGAGGAAGGAGCTCTCGGATTAG
- a CDS encoding radical SAM protein, protein MAYPEVLQIEPTNVCNLSCIMCVRRTWGQQRFGHMDLSLYKKVIDESVGKVRRIALYGFGEPLAHPLFPDFVRYARTRLGDNVFLHFVTNGTLFDPERARNIFEAGVDQVAFSIDAPELGTLSRIRIGSQQYSVLDNLESAARLKGEYGSKLGIATVLMKSNYRLLPRLVEKAVQLELDFVVVSHVVPYHPMLVGEAVYTTASREAVEFYKSTGGRLDALAKEAIYDAMLTHHKLVSSGKQQLYIQLVEKIFEKGYSVNADIARDAVARESILRDVELYLEAAREIARNAGIEIRLPSVYADSLQRSCPYIDEKATMILRDGSVTPCMDLAYEHPAYTNLHSKIIKAVRFGNVAEESLEEIWNKPEYVKFRKTRENLSKGVPWCGDCPFATKRCWYTESNQYDCYGNDVGCNECIYSAGLAHCIL, encoded by the coding sequence ATGGCTTATCCGGAGGTTTTACAAATAGAGCCCACCAACGTGTGTAACCTCTCTTGCATCATGTGTGTGAGGAGAACCTGGGGTCAACAAAGGTTTGGTCACATGGACCTTTCTCTGTATAAGAAAGTTATCGATGAATCCGTGGGGAAAGTGCGGAGAATTGCCCTTTACGGCTTTGGCGAGCCCCTAGCACACCCTCTCTTCCCAGACTTTGTGCGGTACGCTAGGACGCGGTTAGGCGACAACGTCTTCCTCCACTTTGTCACGAATGGAACGCTTTTTGACCCGGAGAGGGCTAGGAACATCTTCGAGGCGGGAGTTGATCAGGTGGCTTTCAGCATAGACGCCCCCGAGCTCGGAACGCTTTCAAGGATTCGGATAGGTTCACAACAGTACAGCGTTCTGGATAACCTCGAGTCAGCGGCTAGGCTCAAGGGCGAGTATGGATCTAAGCTAGGAATAGCTACGGTGCTTATGAAGAGCAACTATAGGCTTCTCCCAAGGCTAGTTGAGAAGGCTGTCCAGCTAGAGCTCGACTTCGTAGTGGTATCACACGTTGTGCCATATCACCCAATGCTAGTCGGCGAGGCTGTTTATACAACAGCTAGCCGTGAAGCCGTAGAGTTTTACAAGTCTACAGGAGGGAGGCTAGACGCGTTGGCCAAGGAAGCCATATATGATGCTATGCTTACCCACCACAAACTGGTCTCTTCTGGGAAGCAGCAGCTCTACATTCAGCTTGTCGAGAAGATATTCGAGAAGGGGTATAGTGTAAACGCGGATATAGCTAGAGATGCTGTGGCACGTGAGAGCATTTTGAGGGACGTTGAACTCTATTTAGAGGCTGCCAGGGAGATCGCTCGAAATGCAGGAATAGAGATCCGTCTGCCCAGCGTGTACGCTGATTCACTGCAACGGAGCTGCCCCTACATCGATGAAAAGGCCACAATGATCTTGCGGGACGGTAGTGTAACCCCGTGCATGGATCTAGCATACGAACACCCTGCCTACACTAACCTTCACTCTAAAATTATAAAGGCGGTACGCTTCGGCAACGTCGCTGAGGAAAGCCTAGAGGAAATATGGAACAAACCCGAATACGTCAAGTTTAGAAAAACCCGTGAGAACCTCTCGAAGGGTGTGCCTTGGTGCGGTGACTGCCCCTTCGCTACGAAGAGGTGCTGGTATACTGAGAGCAACCAGTATGATTGTTATGGGAACGACGTGGGCTGCAATGAATGTATCTATAGTGCAGGGCTAGCCCACTGCATCCTCTAA
- a CDS encoding carbon-nitrogen hydrolase family protein, translating into MRVALHQFSVKAGKEENLKRTLSLIESFDADLHVFPEYLMGVGERGVTRDYVHANAEPLDGPFNSRILEKSRELGVAVVFTSFTREEGGTYNAAILAEQGVIRSIYRKIHLFDAFGYRESEVFSHGSSLALAQVGQFTIGLAVCFDLRFPELFRALALKGANLIVVPSAWYRGAYKVEQWWTLTASRAHENTLFLVAVNQTGELFTGHSTVVSPMGHRLLDLGEEERSIIVDIDPSEVEEARKGVPVLRLLRRDLYVEWYSNLTGG; encoded by the coding sequence GTGAGAGTTGCTCTACACCAGTTTTCCGTCAAAGCCGGTAAGGAAGAGAACTTGAAGAGGACGCTAAGCCTTATAGAGTCATTTGATGCCGACCTACATGTATTCCCTGAGTACCTCATGGGCGTTGGAGAAAGAGGAGTTACACGTGACTATGTCCATGCAAATGCCGAGCCACTTGATGGCCCTTTTAACTCCAGGATACTGGAGAAGAGCAGGGAGTTAGGTGTCGCAGTTGTATTCACTTCTTTTACCCGTGAGGAAGGCGGGACCTATAACGCTGCAATCTTAGCCGAGCAGGGGGTAATCAGATCTATTTACAGGAAAATTCACTTGTTCGATGCTTTTGGGTATCGGGAGTCCGAGGTATTCTCGCACGGGAGTTCACTTGCCCTTGCACAGGTTGGACAATTCACTATAGGGCTCGCTGTTTGCTTCGACCTCAGGTTCCCTGAACTCTTCAGGGCACTCGCGCTTAAAGGGGCAAATCTGATAGTTGTTCCTTCGGCTTGGTATAGGGGCGCCTATAAGGTTGAGCAGTGGTGGACCCTAACTGCTTCACGCGCCCATGAGAACACTCTCTTTCTGGTAGCCGTGAACCAGACTGGTGAGCTCTTCACGGGCCACAGTACAGTTGTGAGCCCCATGGGCCATAGGCTTCTCGATCTGGGAGAGGAGGAGAGAAGCATCATCGTAGATATAGATCCATCCGAGGTTGAGGAGGCCCGGAAAGGAGTCCCCGTGCTAAGGCTTCTGAGACGAGATCTTTACGTCGAGTGGTATAGTAATCTAACAGGGGGCTAG
- a CDS encoding cation-translocating P-type ATPase gives MRPLLPEQLYTTLGTSPEGLTWEEAKRRLSKYGFNVFSIRKERFRNLKKFLKHLVDPLSLLLLIASTLSFAIGSNNLGIAILVLTILNATLNTLQEWRAEKAVEKLKAWMPSYAKVVREGKTAIIPVSEVVPGDIIIVEEGDKVPADAVLIEAHDLWVSNIPLTGESVPIQKTVDDLEEEYSSYLEMPNVILAGTTVVRGYGKALVFATGQRTAFGDVVRLTQEVKEEESPLEKEIASLARTTFSIAMLVGFIFFVVSFVFLHQTLYDSMLFMIGVMTALVPEGLQITVSMALALAVVDMARRNVLVKRLSSVQTLGSVTVIGTDKTGTITKGEMMVARVWVYDREYQVTGSGYEPKGEFILNRSPSIQRDPVLEKLLTAAVLSSNSQLQPPEGGKGIWRVIGDPTDAALLIAALKYGLDREALLRQYELVKRSSLDPSKKTIYVIFERNGSRVLFLKGAPRGVISSSNKIMVDGEIKDFSPDLRKRVEEKIREMGEAGLRVIGVAYGEDTETDSGLVFLGLIGIIDPPRPEVPEFVAKAKKGGIKIIILTGDYGPTAKAIARSVGIVGENARIIKGAELEKMSDEELAEILRREEVIFSRVTPEQKLRVLRVLKRNGEVVAMVGDGVNDAPSLKEADIGVAMGVTGTDVAREVADVVLLDDSFASIVKGIELGRAIFENIKKFVTYVFAHNWAELFPFLAFILGGIPLPLTVTQVLAIDLVIDVIPSIGLSREPPEPGVMEEPPLSKSERLFDRKAIIRSFLLGFTASMLALYNCISLWTSAGWHPGTPLDYSSDVYIAGVTMTFATIVFAQMGNLIASRKKRGPLIDSSLIRDKWILLSLASQLLILLALIYHPALQPIFQTHPLTIQEWLRVTPAFIVGMTLSHLLAKAGL, from the coding sequence ATGAGGCCATTGCTCCCAGAGCAGCTCTACACTACTTTAGGCACATCCCCCGAAGGACTTACCTGGGAGGAAGCCAAGCGTAGACTCTCTAAATATGGGTTTAACGTCTTCTCGATAAGGAAAGAACGTTTTAGAAACCTTAAGAAGTTTCTAAAGCACCTAGTAGATCCTCTCTCTTTACTACTACTCATAGCGAGTACTCTATCCTTCGCAATAGGGTCCAATAACCTAGGAATAGCAATACTTGTCCTGACAATTCTTAACGCTACCCTTAACACGCTGCAAGAGTGGCGTGCCGAGAAAGCCGTCGAGAAGCTTAAAGCATGGATGCCATCATACGCCAAGGTGGTACGCGAAGGCAAGACAGCTATAATACCAGTAAGCGAAGTCGTACCAGGAGACATCATAATTGTAGAGGAAGGCGACAAGGTTCCCGCGGACGCCGTCCTCATAGAGGCGCACGACCTCTGGGTTAGCAATATTCCCCTTACAGGCGAGTCTGTCCCAATCCAGAAGACTGTGGATGACCTGGAAGAGGAGTATTCCTCGTACCTTGAAATGCCTAACGTGATACTTGCCGGCACCACGGTTGTACGTGGGTACGGGAAGGCGCTCGTGTTCGCTACTGGGCAGCGCACAGCTTTTGGAGACGTTGTCAGGCTTACTCAAGAGGTTAAGGAAGAGGAAAGCCCTCTCGAGAAAGAGATAGCCTCGCTCGCGAGAACCACATTTTCCATCGCGATGCTGGTCGGCTTCATCTTCTTCGTAGTAAGCTTCGTCTTCCTGCACCAAACCCTCTACGACAGCATGCTCTTTATGATAGGTGTGATGACGGCCTTGGTCCCTGAAGGCCTCCAGATAACGGTCTCCATGGCCCTAGCCCTTGCGGTTGTTGACATGGCTAGGCGCAACGTCCTAGTCAAGCGGCTGTCCTCTGTCCAGACACTAGGAAGCGTGACTGTGATTGGAACAGACAAAACTGGGACTATAACGAAAGGGGAGATGATGGTCGCACGTGTCTGGGTCTACGACCGAGAATACCAGGTCACGGGCTCCGGCTACGAGCCTAAGGGCGAGTTCATCTTAAATCGGTCCCCGAGTATTCAGAGGGATCCAGTCCTAGAAAAACTCTTAACCGCTGCTGTGCTCTCATCAAACTCTCAACTCCAACCTCCCGAGGGTGGCAAGGGAATATGGAGGGTTATCGGTGATCCTACCGATGCGGCTTTGCTAATAGCGGCTCTCAAGTATGGTCTCGACAGGGAGGCTCTCCTGAGGCAGTACGAGCTGGTCAAGCGCTCCTCTCTAGACCCCTCAAAAAAGACCATATACGTTATATTCGAGAGGAACGGGAGTAGAGTCCTCTTCTTAAAGGGGGCTCCCAGGGGAGTGATAAGCTCCTCGAATAAGATCATGGTTGACGGCGAGATTAAAGACTTCTCTCCGGATTTAAGGAAGCGGGTCGAGGAGAAGATAAGAGAGATGGGGGAAGCTGGGCTAAGAGTAATCGGTGTAGCCTACGGTGAAGACACTGAGACCGACTCAGGGTTAGTGTTCCTCGGTTTGATAGGCATAATAGACCCTCCCAGGCCAGAAGTCCCAGAGTTCGTAGCGAAGGCGAAGAAGGGTGGGATCAAGATTATAATACTGACGGGCGACTACGGACCCACGGCTAAGGCAATAGCTAGGAGCGTAGGAATCGTAGGGGAAAACGCAAGGATCATAAAGGGGGCAGAGCTTGAGAAGATGAGCGATGAGGAGCTTGCCGAGATACTTAGAAGAGAGGAAGTAATTTTCTCAAGAGTCACCCCTGAACAAAAGCTCAGGGTCCTACGCGTCTTAAAGCGTAACGGTGAAGTAGTAGCCATGGTCGGCGATGGCGTCAACGATGCCCCCTCCTTAAAAGAGGCTGACATCGGCGTCGCCATGGGCGTAACAGGCACAGACGTTGCTAGAGAAGTAGCAGACGTCGTTCTACTCGACGACAGCTTCGCGTCTATAGTGAAAGGTATAGAACTCGGGAGGGCTATATTCGAAAACATCAAGAAGTTCGTAACATACGTCTTTGCGCACAACTGGGCCGAGCTATTTCCATTTCTCGCCTTTATTCTAGGAGGAATACCGCTTCCCCTCACAGTCACACAGGTCCTAGCGATAGACCTCGTTATAGACGTCATACCGTCCATCGGGCTCAGCAGGGAGCCACCCGAGCCAGGGGTCATGGAAGAGCCACCCCTAAGCAAAAGCGAAAGGTTGTTTGACAGGAAGGCGATAATAAGGTCCTTCCTATTAGGCTTCACTGCATCCATGCTCGCCCTCTACAATTGTATATCCCTCTGGACTAGTGCAGGCTGGCATCCCGGCACTCCACTCGATTATTCCTCGGACGTTTATATTGCAGGGGTCACAATGACCTTCGCTACGATAGTGTTCGCGCAGATGGGCAACCTTATAGCCTCGCGTAAAAAGAGAGGCCCCCTCATCGACTCATCTCTAATACGCGACAAGTGGATACTTCTAAGCCTTGCCTCCCAGCTCCTCATCCTCCTCGCGCTGATATATCATCCAGCCCTACAACCGATATTCCAGACACACCCCCTCACCATACAGGAGTGGCTTCGAGTAACACCCGCATTCATCGTAGGAATGACTCTCAGCCATCTTCTAGCAAAGGCGGGACTCTAA
- a CDS encoding transcriptional regulator — protein sequence MKANLAELLQELDPILMNPKRFMIVTLLYTIGGMTMGELRKSLGINWGDLDTHLRRLAENGYIELWREPGKHKGLEVKVYLSELGRKKYEELGEKLKGLLEKIFFKDSPILTDYSL from the coding sequence ATGAAGGCTAATCTAGCTGAATTATTGCAGGAGCTAGACCCGATCCTTATGAACCCGAAACGCTTCATGATAGTAACTCTGCTATACACAATAGGCGGTATGACGATGGGGGAACTAAGAAAAAGCCTCGGAATAAATTGGGGCGACCTGGACACGCACCTCCGCCGCCTGGCCGAGAATGGCTACATTGAGCTCTGGAGGGAGCCCGGTAAACACAAGGGCCTCGAAGTCAAAGTCTATCTATCCGAGCTCGGGCGCAAAAAATACGAGGAACTAGGAGAGAAGCTCAAAGGACTCCTGGAAAAAATATTTTTTAAAGATTCTCCCATATTAACTGATTATTCCTTATAG
- a CDS encoding rhomboid family intramembrane serine protease, protein MGIAYPHYEEIEHVRPIATIGLVVANVVIYLLTSINNGFLAVEDVWVQAFAFVPAFIMKPEAFYRIFTSMFLHANLAHIFFNMLYLYTFGKQVEVATGARRFLALYFLSGILATIFHTAFIPVEGASSAFIPALGASGAISGVLGAYLLLFPGTRLTMCFFYFFIPFCFTTRAAAYILFWFATQIVQGYLGASLGVAVFAHAGGFIGGIALLPIVLDLERLGMLRVYASMKRFFFNVFFVKPGLGTLSKAILVLLIGLTAAGALYSALVGATTGGVNKILDISAASCTTPSGCQAGYVNESVIVQLNNGKLDYTPISTSEVRVVFNRLNAANLVYNNQYIGRTVDVRLATTGRVQGIPVKVVINATLSYDKFGLINSGSGTVETEVLQCDPITGRCAKGGIMTYSFFVSTAASMVGFQGIPITQLAALAFLVSLGSIIVIGRSEKFEIIA, encoded by the coding sequence ATGGGTATAGCCTATCCACACTACGAGGAAATCGAGCACGTTAGACCCATCGCCACAATCGGGCTTGTAGTCGCAAACGTCGTGATTTACCTTCTCACGTCGATTAACAACGGCTTCCTCGCCGTGGAGGATGTGTGGGTACAGGCATTCGCGTTTGTCCCAGCCTTCATCATGAAGCCAGAAGCCTTCTACCGCATCTTCACCTCAATGTTTTTGCACGCAAACCTAGCTCACATCTTCTTCAACATGCTCTACCTCTACACGTTCGGTAAGCAAGTTGAAGTCGCGACAGGGGCCAGACGCTTCCTAGCATTATACTTCCTAAGCGGCATTCTAGCCACAATATTTCATACAGCCTTCATACCGGTCGAAGGCGCTTCCTCCGCGTTTATTCCCGCCCTGGGGGCAAGCGGTGCTATAAGCGGCGTTCTAGGGGCCTATCTCCTACTGTTCCCAGGCACGAGGCTGACCATGTGCTTCTTCTACTTCTTCATACCTTTCTGCTTCACTACGCGTGCCGCGGCCTACATTCTCTTCTGGTTCGCGACACAGATAGTTCAAGGCTACCTTGGAGCAAGCCTCGGGGTAGCGGTTTTCGCCCACGCCGGTGGCTTCATAGGAGGCATAGCGTTACTGCCGATCGTCCTAGACCTTGAGAGACTAGGAATGCTTCGAGTCTACGCGTCGATGAAAAGGTTCTTCTTCAACGTCTTCTTCGTGAAGCCAGGCCTGGGGACACTATCAAAGGCAATACTAGTCCTCCTCATAGGCCTAACTGCTGCTGGGGCACTATACTCGGCCCTCGTCGGAGCAACCACGGGTGGTGTAAACAAGATCCTAGACATAAGTGCTGCCTCTTGCACGACGCCTTCAGGGTGCCAAGCCGGCTACGTGAACGAGAGCGTAATCGTACAGCTTAACAACGGGAAACTCGACTACACACCTATATCGACCAGCGAGGTTAGAGTAGTTTTCAACAGGCTTAACGCCGCAAACCTAGTCTACAACAACCAATATATAGGCAGGACTGTCGACGTAAGGCTCGCCACGACGGGTAGAGTCCAAGGGATCCCGGTAAAGGTGGTAATCAATGCGACTCTAAGCTACGACAAGTTTGGCCTCATAAACTCAGGCTCAGGCACAGTGGAGACAGAGGTTCTCCAGTGCGACCCCATAACGGGTAGATGCGCTAAGGGAGGCATCATGACATACAGTTTCTTCGTCTCCACCGCTGCAAGCATGGTCGGCTTCCAGGGCATACCTATAACCCAATTAGCGGCTCTCGCCTTCCTAGTCTCGCTGGGGTCAATAATTGTCATAGGAAGGTCTGAAAAATTCGAGATAATCGCATAG